The Thamnophis elegans isolate rThaEle1 chromosome Z, rThaEle1.pri, whole genome shotgun sequence genome contains a region encoding:
- the LOC116522490 gene encoding olfactory receptor 10P1-like, with translation MKIGNHSCITEIILLGFSDFKARQELLFSLILIFYLIALIGNSLVLILTIVSPTLHTPMYFFLWNLSFLEIGYTSSIIPKMLLNLLSERQTISFWGCGCQMYFFLLFGVTECCLLCAMAYDRYVAICRPLQYPYIMNYRECAKLAAASWVWGVFVALGLCVLIFTLPFYGSNRISHFFCDLIPVLRLASTNTYEIEMAISTLTVLADLILFLLILYSYILIISTILLMPMTKNRHKAFSTCSSHLTVVCIFYVTIIFIYIRPNWAYSEDSDRILALLYTVVTPSLNPIIYSLRNKEIKAAFMKSVGKKQIFRR, from the coding sequence ATGAAAATAGGCAATCACTCCTGTATCACTGAAATTATCTTGCTGGGCTTTTCAGATTTCAAGGCTAGGCAAGAACTTCTGTTTTCCCTCATTCTAATATTCTACCTCATAGCCTTGATAGGCAACAGCCTGGTTTTGATCCTCACCATTGTCAGTCCCACCCTTCACACCCCAATGTACTTCTTCCTCTGGAACTTGTCCTTTTTGGAAATTGGCTACACCTCATCCATCATCCCAAAGATGCTACTGAACCTATTATCAGAAAGACAAACTATATCCTTTTGGGGCTGTGGATGTCAAATgtacttcttccttctctttggtGTCACCGAGTGTTGTCTTCTTTGTGCCATGGCATATGACCGCTATGTCGCCATTTGCAGACCTTTGCAATATCCTTATATCATGAACTACAGGGAATGTGCTAAGCTTGCTGCTGCGTCATGGGTCTGGGGTGTTTTTGTGGCTTTGGGGCTCTGTGTTTTAATCTTCACCCTTCCCTTCTATGGGTCAAATAGAATCAGCCATTTTTTCTGTGACCTTATTCCTGTTCTGAGGCTGGCATCTACCAATACCTATGAAATAGAAATGGCTATTTCTACATTAACAGTGCTAGCTGACTTGATACTCTTCCTGCTCATCCTTTATTCCTACATCCTCATCATCTCCACTATCCTCCTGATGCCAATGACCAAGAATAGACACAAAGCATTTTCCACTTGTTCCTCACATCTCACCGTGGTCTGCATTTTCTATGTAACTATCATTTTTATTTACATTCGGCCAAACTGGGCATATTCTGAGGACAGCGACAGGATCCTTGCTCTGCTCTACACAGTAGTGACCCCAAGCCTAAACCCTATCATTTATAGCTTGAGGAATAAAGAGATAAAAGCAGCATTTATGAAATCAGTAGGAAAGAAACAGATCTTCCGGAGGTAA